A genome region from Sphingobacteriaceae bacterium GW460-11-11-14-LB5 includes the following:
- a CDS encoding oxidoreductase, translated as MDTNINKTINAGLLAYGMSGKVFHAPFLQAHSGFNLKAIVERNHKNAVNDYPNITSYNSVDELLNDEEIELVVINTPNNLHYEHSKAALSRHKHILVEKPFTATAAQAKELFELADSVGKQIFFYQNRRWDSDFTSVKKVIEGGKLGKLVEVHLRYDRYRNVIGPKAFKENPVEASGLLYDLGPHLLDQVICLFGKPLSFHKILGKNRAGTLVDDYFSIQLSYPDSLNVFVTSSMLVVNPQAGFILHGVNGSFIKQRTDIQEEQLLAGMKLTDPGYGIECESKDGLLTTIDAEGHKTEETIPSEVGSYLPLFEAIYQAINNHKPYPVTREDVLIQLEIIES; from the coding sequence ATGGATACGAATATCAATAAAACAATTAATGCGGGTTTATTAGCTTACGGCATGTCAGGGAAAGTTTTTCACGCTCCTTTTTTACAGGCACACAGCGGCTTCAATTTAAAGGCTATAGTAGAACGCAACCATAAAAATGCGGTAAATGATTACCCAAATATTACAAGTTACAACAGTGTTGATGAACTCCTGAATGATGAGGAAATAGAACTGGTGGTGATTAATACCCCCAACAACCTGCATTACGAACACTCGAAAGCAGCATTAAGCAGGCATAAACATATTCTGGTTGAAAAACCATTTACGGCAACAGCTGCACAGGCAAAAGAACTTTTCGAGCTTGCCGATAGCGTAGGGAAACAAATCTTTTTCTACCAGAACCGCCGTTGGGACAGTGATTTTACCTCTGTAAAAAAGGTGATTGAAGGCGGTAAACTGGGTAAGCTGGTTGAAGTTCATTTGCGTTACGATCGTTATCGCAACGTAATTGGGCCAAAGGCGTTTAAAGAAAACCCGGTAGAGGCGAGCGGACTTTTATACGATTTAGGTCCGCATCTTTTAGATCAGGTAATCTGTTTATTTGGCAAACCATTAAGTTTCCATAAAATTTTAGGTAAAAACAGGGCTGGTACATTGGTGGATGATTATTTTTCGATCCAGTTGAGCTATCCTGATAGTCTGAATGTTTTTGTTACTTCGAGCATGCTGGTGGTAAATCCGCAGGCCGGATTTATTTTACATGGGGTAAATGGAAGTTTTATTAAACAAAGAACGGATATTCAGGAAGAACAGTTGCTGGCAGGTATGAAATTAACCGATCCGGGCTACGGTATTGAATGTGAAAGTAAAGATGGTTTATTAACCACCATTGATGCCGAAGGCCATAAAACCGAAGAGACAATCCCATCAGAAGTAGGAAGTTATTTGCCGCTTTTCGAAGCCATTTATCAGGCGATAAATAACCATAAACCTTATCCCGTTACACGCGAGGATGTTTTAATCCAGTTAGAAATTATCGAAAGCTAA
- a CDS encoding peptidase: MNSLPFAYLIPIFLIALYLILKKKKVAIDPLTDVDKKILDDYVGYYHNLDSTDKLKFEQKVAAFFSTVKIEAVGLEMTTLDELLIASSAVIPIFGFDDWQYKNLTSVLLYPDTFNKDFQFEGGERNIMGMVGTGYMNGQMILSRSALRHGFSKSAGKENTAIHEFVHLLDKSDGATDGIPENLIAHEYTLPWIKMMHEEMEKIEDNKSDINPYAITNQAEFFAVVSEYFFEKPEQLRDKHPELYFQLSRIFAQQPAG, translated from the coding sequence ATGAACTCATTGCCATTCGCTTACTTAATTCCTATTTTTCTAATTGCCCTTTATCTTATCCTTAAAAAAAAGAAAGTGGCTATTGATCCTTTAACAGATGTAGATAAAAAGATCCTGGATGATTATGTAGGTTATTACCACAATCTCGATTCGACTGATAAACTTAAGTTTGAGCAAAAAGTAGCTGCATTTTTCAGTACGGTTAAGATAGAAGCGGTAGGTTTAGAAATGACTACCTTAGATGAACTGTTGATTGCTTCAAGTGCCGTGATCCCGATTTTTGGTTTCGACGATTGGCAATACAAAAACTTAACCAGCGTTTTGCTGTATCCAGACACTTTTAACAAAGATTTTCAGTTTGAAGGTGGCGAAAGGAATATTATGGGCATGGTAGGCACAGGTTATATGAACGGACAGATGATTTTATCGCGTTCGGCTTTACGTCATGGTTTCTCTAAAAGTGCAGGGAAAGAAAATACCGCTATACATGAATTTGTGCACCTTTTGGATAAATCTGATGGTGCAACTGATGGTATTCCGGAGAATTTAATAGCCCATGAGTATACCTTACCCTGGATTAAAATGATGCATGAGGAAATGGAAAAAATTGAGGATAACAAATCGGATATTAATCCTTATGCCATCACCAACCAGGCCGAATTTTTTGCAGTAGTTTCTGAATATTTCTTTGAAAAGCCTGAACAGCTAAGGGATAAACACCCTGAATTGTATTTTCAGTTAAGCCGCATTTTTGCGCAACAGCCTGCGGGTTAA
- a CDS encoding alpha/beta hydrolase, with translation MKRFFFLLAFILFVFSQAQAQKTDTLSITLDNVKYPYPVKYFPINTEGQDIKMAYMDVAPTSAANGKTAILFHGKNFGGYYWGNVIKALTNIGYRVIVPDQIGFGKSSKAFIHYSFHQMATWNKRLLDTLGVQKTVVLGHSMGGMLATRFALMYPETTEKLLLENPIGLEDYKTFIPYITTAQQYQTELKTTAESVRKYYQGSYFTYWKPEYEYLVSIAGGVTNSSDYPRWAKVAALTYTMIYEQPVVYEFQNLKVPTVLFIGKEDKTIVGKGLLSPDQQALHGQYKLLGKQTAAKIIGAKIIEFDACGHIPHIEIPTEFLVALTGSL, from the coding sequence ATGAAGAGATTTTTCTTTCTACTAGCGTTTATCCTGTTCGTTTTTAGCCAGGCACAAGCACAAAAAACCGACACCCTGTCCATCACCCTCGATAACGTTAAATACCCATATCCGGTTAAATATTTCCCAATCAATACCGAAGGACAAGATATTAAAATGGCCTATATGGATGTTGCACCCACTTCAGCTGCAAATGGAAAAACAGCGATCCTTTTCCATGGCAAAAACTTTGGCGGTTACTACTGGGGCAATGTAATCAAAGCCTTAACCAATATTGGTTATCGTGTTATCGTACCTGATCAGATTGGTTTTGGTAAATCATCTAAAGCATTTATCCATTACAGCTTCCATCAAATGGCCACCTGGAATAAAAGACTTCTAGATACACTGGGCGTTCAGAAAACAGTAGTTTTAGGTCATAGCATGGGCGGTATGCTGGCTACACGTTTTGCATTGATGTATCCTGAAACAACCGAAAAGCTCTTGCTCGAAAATCCAATCGGACTTGAAGATTATAAAACTTTCATCCCCTATATCACTACTGCACAACAGTACCAAACTGAACTTAAAACCACAGCTGAAAGTGTACGGAAGTATTACCAGGGCTCTTACTTTACTTATTGGAAACCCGAATACGAATACCTGGTGAGTATTGCCGGAGGTGTAACCAACAGTTCTGATTACCCACGATGGGCTAAAGTTGCCGCATTAACCTATACCATGATTTATGAACAACCTGTAGTGTACGAGTTTCAAAATTTAAAGGTACCTACTGTTTTATTTATCGGTAAGGAAGACAAAACCATTGTAGGTAAAGGATTACTTAGCCCTGATCAGCAGGCTTTACACGGGCAATATAAACTTTTAGGGAAACAGACGGCAGCCAAAATTATCGGTGCTAAAATTATCGAATTTGATGCCTGCGGGCATATTCCGCATATCGAGATTCCAACGGAGTTTTTGGTGGCGTTAACAGGTAGTTTGTAA
- a CDS encoding GntR family transcriptional regulator: MEFRDNKAIYLQIAEYVCEHILLGKWKADEKVPSVRELAVEMEVNPNTVMRTYELLQNKNIINNKRGIGFFVDETAIDNVRNYRKQQFITDDLPVVFRNIYLLNIGFEELENQYKTFVKENFNA; the protein is encoded by the coding sequence ATGGAATTTAGAGATAACAAGGCAATATACCTTCAAATAGCAGAATATGTTTGCGAACACATTCTGCTAGGAAAATGGAAGGCCGACGAGAAAGTTCCTTCGGTGCGGGAACTGGCCGTAGAAATGGAAGTAAATCCGAATACGGTAATGCGCACCTACGAGCTGCTGCAAAACAAGAACATCATTAACAATAAAAGAGGAATTGGTTTTTTTGTAGATGAAACGGCCATAGATAATGTAAGAAACTACAGAAAACAGCAATTCATTACGGATGATCTGCCTGTGGTTTTCAGGAATATTTATCTGCTTAATATTGGTTTTGAAGAATTGGAAAATCAATATAAAACATTTGTAAAAGAGAACTTTAACGCCTAA
- a CDS encoding ABC transporter ATP-binding protein, with translation MININNLNFGYSKHKPLFKNMSMRLSNGHIYGLLGKNGAGKSSLLKNLAGLVYAQSGTLDVMGFNPAKRQPALLAQICFIPEEFYLPSVKIDAYLKANAPFYKNFDHDYFARLLKEFDIPASNNLVDMSYGQKKKFIIAFGLATQAKLIIMDEPTNGLDIPSKAQFRKIMASAMTDDRCIIISTHQVRDLDNLIDTVIMLDENDIALKASVEEITAKLTFKKVKEIDDSIFYAEPSLSGYNAVMPNYHHEESKLDMELLFNAILAEKIKFKPLFS, from the coding sequence ATGATCAACATTAACAATCTTAATTTTGGCTACAGCAAGCATAAGCCATTATTTAAAAATATGAGCATGCGGTTAAGCAACGGCCATATTTACGGTTTGCTTGGAAAAAACGGAGCCGGTAAATCGAGCTTATTAAAAAACCTGGCCGGTTTGGTGTATGCACAGAGTGGTACATTGGATGTAATGGGTTTTAATCCTGCAAAAAGACAGCCAGCACTCTTAGCGCAAATCTGTTTTATACCAGAAGAATTTTATTTGCCATCGGTAAAAATTGATGCCTACCTAAAAGCAAATGCACCATTTTACAAAAATTTTGATCATGATTATTTTGCAAGACTTTTAAAAGAATTTGATATTCCGGCAAGCAATAACCTGGTTGATATGAGTTATGGACAAAAGAAAAAATTCATCATTGCTTTCGGATTAGCTACTCAGGCTAAGCTGATCATTATGGATGAGCCTACGAATGGCTTAGATATTCCATCAAAAGCGCAGTTCAGAAAAATTATGGCCTCTGCCATGACAGATGATCGCTGTATCATCATCTCTACCCATCAGGTAAGGGATTTGGATAACCTGATTGATACCGTGATTATGCTTGATGAAAACGATATTGCCCTAAAAGCATCGGTAGAAGAAATTACCGCTAAATTAACTTTCAAAAAAGTTAAAGAAATAGACGATAGCATTTTTTATGCAGAACCATCGTTATCGGGCTATAATGCGGTAATGCCGAACTATCACCACGAAGAAAGTAAATTGGACATGGAACTTCTTTTCAACGCTATCCTTGCCGAAAAAATCAAATTTAAACCTTTATTCAGCTAA
- a CDS encoding oxidoreductase: MSKLFSPFTIKDVTLKNRIVISPMCQYSAVDGFANDWHLVHLGSRAVGGAGLIIQEASAVTAEGRITYADLGIWKDEHIDKLKQIVSFIHDNGAIAGIQLAHAGRKASCEVPWKGGEQLAAGENSWTPVAPSSAPFKPGQVEPHELSISEIQDIVFAFRAAAQRALAAGYKVVEIHAAHGYLLHQFFSPLSNKRTDVYGGSFENRIRLVIDVVEAVQSVWPENLPLFVRISATDWTEGGWNENDSLQLVAVLKDRGVDLIDTSSGGNVPDAFIPAGPNYQVPFADKIRNEIGIYTGAVGVIVEAEQAEEILEQGKADLIFIARESLRDAYFPTHAAQVLGDDTEWPNQYVRAKRETLKK; this comes from the coding sequence ATGTCTAAATTATTTTCTCCTTTTACCATAAAGGATGTAACCTTAAAAAATAGAATTGTTATTTCGCCAATGTGCCAGTATTCTGCCGTTGATGGTTTTGCCAACGATTGGCATTTGGTGCACTTGGGTAGTCGTGCAGTTGGTGGCGCGGGATTGATTATTCAGGAAGCTTCTGCGGTAACTGCAGAAGGAAGAATTACCTATGCCGATTTGGGCATCTGGAAAGATGAACATATAGATAAACTGAAACAGATTGTTTCTTTCATTCATGATAACGGTGCGATTGCAGGGATCCAATTGGCGCATGCCGGTAGAAAAGCCAGTTGTGAGGTGCCCTGGAAAGGTGGTGAGCAGCTAGCTGCAGGCGAAAATAGCTGGACACCCGTTGCACCATCTTCAGCTCCTTTTAAGCCAGGGCAGGTTGAACCTCATGAATTAAGCATTTCAGAAATTCAGGATATTGTTTTTGCCTTCCGGGCAGCCGCTCAACGTGCATTGGCGGCGGGTTATAAGGTAGTAGAAATACATGCTGCGCACGGTTATTTATTGCATCAGTTTTTTAGTCCGCTGAGCAACAAACGAACTGATGTTTATGGCGGAAGTTTCGAAAACCGTATCCGTTTGGTAATCGATGTGGTGGAAGCCGTACAATCGGTATGGCCGGAGAATTTGCCTTTATTTGTACGTATCTCAGCAACAGACTGGACCGAAGGCGGCTGGAATGAAAATGATTCGTTACAATTGGTGGCGGTGTTAAAAGATCGTGGTGTCGATTTAATAGATACTTCATCGGGGGGAAATGTACCTGATGCTTTTATCCCTGCGGGACCAAATTACCAGGTTCCTTTTGCAGATAAAATCAGAAATGAAATTGGCATTTATACGGGGGCTGTAGGTGTGATTGTAGAAGCGGAGCAAGCAGAAGAAATTTTAGAACAGGGCAAGGCTGATTTAATTTTTATTGCCCGCGAATCCCTGCGCGATGCTTATTTTCCTACCCATGCAGCTCAGGTACTTGGCGATGATACAGAATGGCCAAACCAATATGTGAGGGCAAAAAGGGAAACGCTTAAAAAGTAA